The Chryseobacterium nakagawai genome has a segment encoding these proteins:
- a CDS encoding DegT/DnrJ/EryC1/StrS family aminotransferase encodes MIPVTKPFLPPKEEYDAYLEGIWKRNWLTNMGPLASQLEMELKDHLKLQHLLFVTNGTVAIQMAIKALEITGEIITTPFSFIATTSTIVWEGCTPVFVDIDPKSLCIDPKKIEEAITENTQAILATHVYGNPCDVDAIEAIAKKHNLKVIYDAAHAFGVKINGRSIFEYGDISTCSLHATKLYHTIEGGLLVTKKPELLKKLASIRNFGISGYDSFSDLGINGKNSEFHAAMGLANLKYITQIHEKRKALSELYDEKLKTLKAVKPLWHAKATENYPYYPIVLESEELLLKLKKEMDSHEVFTRRYFYPSLASALPYLPKLELPITEDISKRSLCLPLYYDMTFEEVEFISRLMLRIQNN; translated from the coding sequence ATGATTCCTGTAACAAAACCTTTTCTTCCCCCGAAGGAAGAGTATGATGCATATTTAGAAGGTATCTGGAAAAGAAACTGGCTTACCAATATGGGACCACTGGCCAGTCAGCTTGAAATGGAACTTAAAGATCATCTTAAGTTACAGCATCTCCTTTTTGTCACTAACGGAACTGTTGCTATACAAATGGCGATAAAAGCGTTGGAAATTACAGGAGAGATCATTACGACTCCTTTCTCTTTTATTGCAACTACCAGTACTATCGTCTGGGAAGGATGTACACCGGTTTTTGTAGATATTGACCCAAAAAGTTTATGTATAGATCCAAAGAAAATAGAGGAAGCTATCACAGAAAACACCCAGGCAATTCTTGCTACTCATGTTTATGGAAACCCTTGTGATGTGGATGCAATAGAAGCCATTGCTAAAAAACATAATTTAAAAGTTATTTATGATGCAGCCCATGCTTTTGGAGTAAAAATAAATGGGAGATCTATTTTTGAATATGGAGATATTTCTACCTGTTCATTACATGCTACCAAACTTTATCATACTATCGAAGGTGGATTATTAGTTACCAAGAAACCTGAGCTTTTAAAAAAATTAGCCTCCATAAGGAATTTTGGAATTTCCGGGTATGATTCCTTTTCTGATCTGGGAATCAATGGAAAAAATTCAGAATTTCATGCAGCAATGGGATTAGCTAATCTAAAATATATCACCCAAATTCACGAAAAAAGAAAGGCTCTTTCAGAATTGTATGACGAAAAGCTTAAAACACTAAAGGCTGTAAAACCCCTTTGGCATGCCAAGGCCACTGAGAATTACCCGTACTATCCTATTGTTTTAGAAAGTGAAGAACTTTTACTAAAATTAAAAAAAGAGATGGATAGTCATGAGGTATTCACACGCAGATACTTTTATCCAAGTTTAGCCTCAGCTTTACCTTATCTTCCAAAATTAGAATTACCTATTACTGAAGATATTTCTAAAAGATCTTTATGTCTTCCGCTTTACTATGATATGACTTTTGAAGAAGTTGAATTCATTTCAAGATTGATGCTAAGAATCCAAAATAATTAG